A single Cyprinus carpio isolate SPL01 chromosome A20, ASM1834038v1, whole genome shotgun sequence DNA region contains:
- the LOC109051955 gene encoding desmocollin-3-like — translation MYEGMLFALCLLTLVLFQSAASCELRPVLAQVPKRLPAGYVIAEGKEELTLKGCAAKPVAFTSSDPDFTVNTDGTIITVRGLEITTKQFSVLVQDENRSDWKVDIILSCKDEKSSSVAHKRTKRRWRPLPFSIIENDSPPFPKELEMISSDSSVNYTVYYQISGQGVTTDPKELFILNKNTGMLSVTRAVDREQYPQFNFIARVFDVSGRETDAFLPITVNVEDKNDNAPEFIGSRFFTVEERCRAGTVIGQVNATDKDQAKTPHTLIKFTLHNATDMFSIDPFTGVITAKTNTLDREAQEKVYVEIEIRDMGGASSGLFSRGTVVITLTDVNDNPPTFKEKLYKAKVQENQENVLVTRIPVEDKDLVNTSNWKALFEVTKGNESGNFRMETDPKTNEGLLYVIKGLDFEKTPLVKLEITARNEVPLVGTDTKWLSVPLELSVGDEDEGPEFNPAILYLKVKENVANGTIIGTYKALDPENKNSNGIKYYKMTDPGNWITVVENTGELKTANTIDRESPLVHKDMYNITIRAVDESKKTGKGMVIIQIEDVNDNMPVILDPDLIMCSKDDMLSSVLVEAVDLDQRPYSTPFIFELGADHDGKWKMKDATESSVVLEQAVALPTGLYSVPLLVKDLQGFGKEQTVNVRVCTCEREENGVGICGARSASSSLGSLGILALVLSGLLLLLLSLLLIFICSTKRDKLYISDDTGTGGMLLKSNTEAPGEEVKDGALLMIPGTEVVDGSLQSGLMESKNVTSASGRYGQQFFQGGGVYNTTTQEFGTEKFYSSGRYDNNLYGNNTLQKLSNRSALDTWKTNGRYLDRKLAYFGDKEEGRYADDLLKTYGHEGMGSPAGSVGCCSNLGEQESVDFLNTLGPKFKPLADVCYTTNRTGN, via the exons atGTATGAAGGCATGCTGTTCGCTCTCTGCCTGCTGACTTTG GTGCTGTTTCAGAGCGCTGCGTCTTGTGAGTTGAGGCCCGTGCTTGCTCAGGTTCCTAAAAGGCTGCCCGCCGGTTATGTCATCGCCGAAGGCAAGGAAGAAT tgaCTCTCAAAGGCTGTGCGGCCAAACCTGTGGCCTTCACTTCCAGTGACCCTGACTTCACTGTAAATACAGATGGAACCATTATCACAGTTCGTGGTTTGGAGATTACAACAAAGCAGTTTTCTGTACTGGTGCAGGATGAGAACAGATCGGATTGGAAGGTGGACATAATCCTGTCCTGTAAAGATGAG AAGTCCAGCAGTGTGGCTCACAAGCGTACTAAGAGAAGATGGAGACCGTTACCTTTCTCTATCATTGAGAATGACAGCCCTCCTTTCCCAAAGGAACTGGAGATG ATTTCGTCTGATTCTTCAGTAAATTATACAGTGTATTATCAGATCAGTGGGCAGGGTGTTACCACAGATCCTAAGGAATTATTCATTTTGAACAAGAACACCGGCATGCTGAGCGTGACCAGGGCCGTTGACCGTGAGCAGTACCCACAATTCAAT TTTATAGCTCGTGTGTTTGACGTAAGTGGCAGGGAAACAGATGCATTTCTGCCCATCACTGTGAATGTGGAGGATAAGAATGATAATGCACCTGAATTCATAGGAAGCCGTTTCTTTACCGTAGAAGAGCGGTGCAGGGCAG GTACTGTAATAGGACAAGTGAATGCCACCGATAAGGATCAGGCTAAAACTCCCCACACCTTGATCAAGTTTACTCTGCACAATGCTACTGACATGTTCTCCATCGATCCTTTTACCGGAGTAATAACTGCCAAAACCAACACCTTAGACAGAGAG GCTCAGGAGAAAGTCTACGTTGAAATAGAGATCAGAGATATGGGCGGAGCTTCTAGTGGGCTCTTCAGCAGAGGAACAGTTGTGATTACTCTCACAGACGTCAATGATAACCCTCCTACCTTTAAGGAGAAGCTG TACAAAGCCAAGGTTCAGGAGAACCAAGAAAATGTGCTAGTTACTAGGATCCCAGTGGAAGATAAGGACTTGGTAAACACCTCTAACTGGAAGGCCCTGTTTGAGGTCACCAAAGGAAATGAGAGTGGAAACTTCAGGATGGAGACAGACCCCAAAACCAATGAGGGGCTTCTGTATGTGATAAAG GGATTGGATTTTGAAAAAACTCCACTGGTGAAGCTGGAAATAACTGCCCGTAATGAGGTTCCACTGGTTGGGACTGACACTAAATGGCTCTCTGTGCCACTCGAGCTCAGTGTGGGAGATGAAGATGAAGGACCAGAGTTCAACCCTGCTATTTTATATCTCAAAGTCAAGGAGAACGTTGCCAATGGAACCATCATTGGAACGTATAAAGCTCTGGACCCAGAAAATAAGAACAGCAATGGAATAAA GTACTATAAGATGACTGACCCAGGCAACTGGATCACTGTGGTGGAGAACACTGGAGAACTGAAAACAGCCAATACTATAGACCGAGAATCACCTTTGGTCCACAAGGATATGTACAACATAACCATCAGAGCTGTGGATGAGA GTAAGAAGACAGGAAAGGGGATGGTTATAATCCAGATCGAAGACGTGAATGATAACATGCCTGTGATTCTGGATCCAGACCTGATCATGTGTAGTAAGGATGATATGCTGAGCTCAGTTCTGGTTGAAGCTGTGGACCTGGACCAGCGACCTTACTCTACTCCCTTCATTTTCGAACTTGGAGCAGATCACGATGGAAAGTGGAAAATGAAGGATGCTACAG AATCATCTGTGGTGCTGGAACAGGCTGTGGCCTTGCCTACCGGTCTTTACAGCGTTCCTCTCTTGGTGAAGGATCTACAGGGATTCGGGAAAGAACAGACTGTGAATGTGCGAGTGTGCACCTGTGAGAGGGAGGAAAATGGGGTGGGAATATGTGGAGCTCGGAGTGCCTCTTCCTCTTTGGGCAGTTTGGGAATCCTTGCCTTAGTTCTTTCTGGCCTGCTGCTGCTACTCTTAA GTCTGTTGCTCATCTTCATATGCAGTACTAAGAGAGACAAGCTGTACATCAGTGATGACACAGGAACTGGAGGAATGCTGCTGAAATCCAACACTGAGGCTCCTGGTGAAGAAGTG aaAGATGGAGCTTTGTTGATGATTCCTGGGACAGAGGTAGTGGACGGGTCACTACAGAGCGGACTCATGGAAAGTAAGAACGTGACTTCAGCTTCAGGACGCTATGGGCAGCAGTTTTTCCAGGGAGGAGGCGTGTACAACACCACCACTCAGGAGTTTGGGACTGAAAAGTTCTACTCATCCGGACGCTATGATAACAACTTGTATGGCAACAACACACTACAAAAATTATCAAATAGGAGTGCTCTGGACACATGGAAAACCAATGGGCGCTACTTGGACAGA AAACTGGCTTACTTTGGAGATAAGGAGGAGGGACGGTATGCGGATGACCTACTGAAGACTTATGGGCATGAGGGGATGGGATCTCCTGCAGGCTCTGTAGGATGTTGTAGCAACTTGGGTGAGCAGGAATCAGTGGACTTTTTGAACACTCTTGGCCCCAAATTCAAACCACTGGCTGATGTCTGCTACACGACGAATCGAACCGGAAATTAA